The Thermomonospora curvata DSM 43183 DNA segment TCAACAACGCCGGGATCATCCGCGACAACCTGCTGTTCAAGATGAGCACCGACGACTGGGACGCGGTGATGGCCGTGCACCTGCGCGGGGCGTTCCTGATGACCCGGGCGGCGCAGAAGTACATGACCGAGGCCAAGTGGGGCCGCATCGTCAACCTGTCGTCCACCTCGGCCCTGGGCAACCGCGGCCAGGCCAACTACTCGGCCGCCAAGGCCGGCCTGCAGGGCTTCACCAAGACCCTCGCGATCGAGCTGGGCAAGTTCGGCATCACCGCCAACGCCATCGCCCCGGGCTTCATCGAGACCGAGATGACCGCCGCCACCGCCGCCCGCGTCGGCGTGCCGTTCGAGGAGTTCAAAGCGGCCGCGGCCAAGCAGATCCCGGTCCAGCGCACCGGGCGTCCTGAGGACATCGCGCACGCGGTGTCCTTCTTCGTCAGCGAAGGAGCCGGGTTCGTCTCCGGTCAGGTCCTCTATGTGGCGGGCGGACCGCGCGGCTGACCGGAGCAGGGGGAGGAGATACACACCGTGAAGGTTTTCAACGGCGTCGCCGAACTGGAAAAGGCAGTCGGCACGCACCTGGGATACAGCGACTGGCACACCGTCACCCAAGAGCAGATCGACAAGTTCGCCGAGGCCACCGGCGACCACCAGTGGATCCACGTGGACACCGAAAAGGCCAAGGCGGGCCCCTTCGGCACCACCATCGCCCACGGGTACCTGACCCTGTCCCTGCTGCCGAAGCTGGTGCAGCAGGTCTACCGGGTGGACGGCCTGAAGATGGGCATCAACTACGGCTGCGACAAGGTCCGCTTCCCCTCCCCGGTGCCGGTCGGCTCCCGGCTGCGGGCGGGCGTGGAGCTGCTGGAGCTGACCCACACCCCCGCCGGCACCCGCGTCAAGGTCAAGGTCACGGTCGAACGCGAAGGCGGCGACAAGCCCGCCTGCGTGGCCGAATCGCTGTCGCTGCTGGTGGCCTGAGATGACCGGTACCGAAGAGATGATCAAAGACCTCACCCGGCGGGTCGAGAAGCTGCTGGCCGAATACGACCCGGCCCGCACCGACCGGCTGGAGTTCCTGCGCGCCCGCTTCGACGCCGGGCTGGCCTGGGTGCACTTCCCCGAAGGGCTGGGCGGGCTGGGCCTGCCCCGGGAGCTGCAGGCCCACGTGGACCGCCTGCTGGCCAAGGCCGGCGCCCCCGACAACGACCCGCGCCGCAACGGCATCGGGCTGGGCATGGCCGCCCCGACCATCCTCGCCTACGGCACCGAGGAGCAGAAGAAACGCTTCCTGCGCCCGCTGTGGACGGGCGAGGAGATCTGGTGCCAGCTGTTCAGCGAACCGGGCGCCGGCTCGGACCTGGCCGCGCTCGCCACCCGGGCCGAGTGGGACGGCGAGTACTGGGTGGTCAACGGGCAGAAGGTGTGGACCTCCGGCGCCCACAAGGCCCACTGGGGGATCCTGGTGGCCCGCACCGACCCCGAGGCGCCCAAGCACCGCGGCATGACGTACTTCCTGTGCGACATGCGCGACCCGGGCGTGGAGGTCCGGCCGCTGCGGCAGATCACCGGGGAGGCGGAGTTCAACGAGGTCTTCCTGACCGACGTGCGCATCCCCGACGAGCACCGGCTGGGCGAGCGCGGGCAGGGCTGGCAGGTGGCCACCGCCACGCTGATGAACGAGCGGGTCGCCATCGGCGGCGGCGACATCCCCCGCGAAGGCGGCATGATCGGGGTCGTCGCCGACACCTGGCGGCGCCGGCCCGAGCTGCGCCGCCCCGACCTGCACGCCCGGCTGATGCGGCTGTGGGTGGAGGCCGAGGTGGCCCGCCTGACCGGCAAGCGGCTGCGGCAGAAGCTGGCCGCCGGGCAGCCCGGCCCCGAGGGGTCGGCGTCCAAGCTCACCTTCGCCCGGCTGTCCCAGCAGCTCTCCGGCCTGGAGATCGAACTGCTCGGCGAGGAAGGGCTGCGCTATGGCGACTGGACGATGAAGCGCCCCGACATCGTCGTCTTCACCGGCAAGGACGCCGGCTACCGGTACCTGCGCGCCAAGGGCAACTCCATCGAGGGCGGCACCTCGGAGATCCTGCGCAACATCGTCGCCGAACGCGTGCTGGGCCTGCCCCCCGAGCCGCGCGTCGACAAGAACGTCCCATGGAAGGACCTGCCCCGGTGACCGCACCGCAGGCAAGTGAGGAGAAGGCATGAGCGAGGATCTCAACCTGTTGTACACCGACGTCGAAGAGTCGGTGCGCGACAGCGTCCGCTCCCTGCTGGCCAAGCGGTGCGCCCCCGAGAAGGTGGTCGCCCTCTACGACGGCGGGGACGCCGGGCAGCGGGAGCTGTGGCAGGCCCTGGCCGGTGAACTGGGGCTGGCCGCCCTGCTGGTGCCCGAGGAGCACGGCGGCGCCGGCGCCTCGGCCCGCGAGGCGTCGGTGGTGCTGGAGGAACTGGGCCGCTTCGTCGCCCCCGTGCCGTTTTTGACCAGCGCCGTCGTCGCCACCACCGCGCTGGTGGAGGCCGGGGCCGGAAATCTGCTGGGGCCGCTGGCCGCCGGGGAGCAGACCGCGGCGCTGGCGGTGCCGCTGACCACCTCCCCTGACGGGCCGATCCCGGCGGTGACCGCAGATGGCGGCGCGCTGCAGGGGACGGCCACCAGCGTGGCCGGCGCCCTGGAGGCCGACGTGCTGCTGGTGCCCGTCCGCACCGAAGGCGGCCTGCAGCTGCACCGGGTGCCCGCCGAGGCGGCCCGCATCACACCGCTGACCTCCCTGGACATGACCCGGCAGATCGCCGACGTGGACGTGACCGGGGCGCCGGCCGACGCGGTGGCCGAAGGGGAGGCCGCCGAGCGGGCGGTGCGCGCCGCGCTGGAGACCGGGGCCGCGCTGATGGCCTCCGAGCAGCTCGGCGTGGCCCAGTGGTGCCTGGACACCACCGTGGCCTACCTGAAGGTCCGCCGCCAGTTCGGCCGGATCGTCGGCGGCTTCCAGGCCCTCAAGCACCGCCTGGCCGACCTGTATGTGATGGTCGAGTCGGCCCGCGCCGCCGCCCGGTACGCCGCCGCGGCACTGGCCGCCGACGACCCCGACCGTCCGGTCGCCGCCTCGCTGGCCCAGGCCTACTGCGCCGACGCGGCGGTGCTGGCCGCCGAAGAGTGCATCCAGCTGCACGGCGGCATCGGCATGACCTGGGAGCACCCGGCGCACCTGTACCTCAAGCGCGCCAAGGCCGACCAGCTCGCCTTCGGCACCCCGGGCGCCCACCACGCCCGCCTGGCGGACCTGGTCGACCTGCCCGCAGCCTGAGACCCTGCTCGTGGCGGCCCGCCGGCCTCGGCGGGCCGCCCGGCTGCGTCCTGCCCCGGAATGCGCCGGGCGCGTTCTGGGGCAGGGGCGCTCGGACCGGACGACTTCGCCCCGGCGGTCAGGACGGGGGCTGCTCGCCCGGGTCGTGACCTGCGGCGATCATCCCCAGGGACAGCTCCAGCCGGTCGCGGGCGTTCTGCAGGTCGCGGCCGGTGAGCGCCTCGATCTGCTTGGCCCGGTAGAGCACCGTGTTGCGGTGGCAGAACAGCACCTGCGCGGCCTGGGTCGCCGACCCGTTGTGCGCCAGCAGCGCCGCCAGCGTGCGCAGCAGCATGTCCTTTTGCGCCGGCGGCAGGGCCAGCAGCGGCCCGACCGTCTCCCGCACCAGCACCGGCACCACCTCCGGGCTGCCGGCCACCAGCACCTCCGGAAGCCGCTCGGCGACGGTGACGATCCGCTGGGAGCCGCGCGGCAGCGACTCGGCGGCGCGGGCGGCCAGCCGGTAGGCGGTGGCGAACCCGGCCACGCCGTCGTGGGCCGCCGCCACGCCGACCCGGCCCGCCACTCCCGGCCGCAGCGCCTCCACCAGCTCGTCCACGGTGAACCCGCCGTGGCAGACCAGCCCGAAGTAGGTGCCGCCGCGCACATGCCAGTGCGAGGAGACGCCCAGCCTCTCCAGCCCGTCCTGGGGCGCGCGCAGCGGATCGTCGTGCGGCTCCTCCAGCAGCGCCACCACGCACGCCACCGGGTCGCCCGGCGCCACCCCCAGCGCCTCACGCGCCTCCTTGGAGAACTGCGGGTCGGTGCCGCGCCCGTCCACCAGCCCGTCCAGGAAGTTCTGCTGCCGCTGCAGGTCGCGGCGCTGCAGCCGGGCGCTCTCCCGCCGGTAGGCCTCCACCAGCGTGGCGTTCTGCACATCCAGCGCCGTCCACAGCCGCTGCCCGGCCAGCAGCAGCAGATGCTCGTCGATGTCGACCTTGTGGTCCCAGCGCAGCCGCAGCAGCGCCTCCCACAGGGTGCGGGCGCCCAGGTTGTAGGCGTTGAGCACCCGGTCCAGCGGCACCCCCTGGCGGGCCCGGGTCCGCCCGGTCTCCCGCCACAGCTCCACCGGGTGCTCCTCCGGCGGCGCCAGCCCCGCCATGGCCTGAATGCCGCGCCGCACGTGCTCCCGGGTGGTGCGGCGCTGGTCGGCCTGCAACTGGGGGGACTGCTCGCGCCAGTAGGGGTCGGTCTCCAGCAGCACCCGGGTGATCTCCTCGGCGATCCGGTCCACCTGCGGCAGCAGCAGCGAAAACGCCCGGGCGATGGCGCGTTCGGTCTCCGGATCCAGCCGCGGGATCCGCGGCGGCCGCACGGCCTCCCCGGCGGACCCCTCCCTGTGACGCACTCAAGCGAGCATGCCACCGCCTTCCGGATCCGCCAAACCTCCCTGTGACGGAGCACAACCGCCCCGAGTTGCGGCGAAGACGATTTGCGGCGCCTCAGCCGCCCGTCCGCATCCAGTGCCCGCCCTCCTGCCAGCCCAGGAAGCGGCGGGCGGCGGGGGCGGAGCCGTCGTCCAGGTCGCCGCCGGCCAGGACGTGGCGCAAACCGGTGAGCACCGGGTTCAGGCGGATGATGGTCTGCGCCGGGCGCCGCCGGAGCTCCTCCTGCATCCAGGCGGCCAGGGCGTCCTGTTCCGCCGGGGTGCACAGCGACATGGAGAACAGCGTCTGCCGCCAGGCGTAGGCGGCGTCCTTGACGGCCCGCAGCGGACGCGGATTGCCGAACACGCGCCCGACCTGGCGGCAGACCCCTTCGAAGGCGCGGCGGGCCGGGTCGGGCCGGCCGGGGGAGGGGGAGAGGCCGATCGGGCGGACCAGCGCGGCCAGGTTGTGCGTGGTCAGGATCTGCGCCTGCTCGATCAGCATGCCGTTGGACGGCACCGACCACCGCCTCTCCCGGATGCCGGCGCGCCGCCGGCACAGCGCGGTGAAGCCCTCGCAGACGCGCGTGCCGAACCGCTCGCCGAGCGGAGCGTCGGCCAGGTCGCGGACCGCGGCGTAGTCGATGCCGCAGTACCGCGCGTAAAGGCCGCCCTCCATCACGTCGGCGGCCGGCAGTGCGGCGTCGCGGAACTTGGCCGAGAAGGAGCCCATGAAAATGTCGGCGGCCAATTCCTCCACCAGCGGCACCGCAAGGCCCGCCTGCCGGCCGCGCTCGGCGACCATCGAGTCCACGGCGTGCTGCAGCAGCCGGGACGGCCGGCGGCCCTCCAGCACGTCCTGCAGCGCCGTGCGCAAGATCGCCAGGTTCTCCTTGGGGTTGCGGTGCTTGGTGCACAAGGTGTGCTCGGCGGCCAGCCGGCGGTAGCGCGCCAGCAGCTCGTCGGCGAACGGGTTCCACACCGTCAGCGCCTCGTTCATCGCCGCGACCGCCGCGCTGGGCCGCCGCGCCGCCAGCCGCTCGCGCACCTGCCCGACCGTCCAGCGCTGCGTCAGGGACGCCTTCTGCGGCGCCCCGGAGGGCCGGGGCAGGAAACGCAGCCGGTCGGCGAACGGCCCGATCTCCTCCAGCACCTCCAGCGCGCCGGCCGCTCGGCAGCCCGGCGCCGGGTCTGCTCGTCCTCGTGAACGGCCGCGGTGAGGAACGCCTTGGCCATCTGCCCGGCGGCGTAGCCGGGGTTCGCCTGCGCCCGCGGGGCGCCGCCGGTGAAGTCGCCCATAGCCAGCGTGGCGGGTTCCGCCCCCGCGCCCTCCGGGTCCCAAGCCCGGCGCTCTGGCTACTGAGCTACACGCTGTCGTCGGCACAGCGTAAAAACCGGTGCCGACGCGATGCAATGGAAGACGCGATGCAATGGAATTGGCGCAATGGCCCAGATGGCGAAGCGAAGAGAAAATCGGGCCCGGCGGGAATGTCGCAACGGCTTGGTAGCCTGCGGCCGTGCGCGACGACGAGGCGGCCCTGGAGGAGCTCGAAGAGCGCATGGCCTCCCTGCGGCGCGCGCTCCGGGCGGCGCTGGTGCAGCGGGACTCGGCACGGGCCCGCAGGCTGCGGGCCGAGCTGCGCCGCACCGAGCGGGAATGGGAGGAGCTCGCCGCCCCGGCCGAGCGCAAGGCCCCCAGGCGGCTGCCCGCCCGCGAGCAGGCGCACCGGGTGCTGACGCTGCTGGGGGTGGCCGCCGCGCCCAGGCTCATCAGCGCCGTGCACGACGCCTTCTTCCCCGGCGACCTGCCGGCCTCCCGGCTGTGGAACCTGCGGCGGGACGAGGAGCGCTCCTACCGGTCGGCCCCCGGCGCCCGCCCCTACTACCTGTGCCCGGCGCTGACCGCCGACCTGCTGGCCCCGGCGCGGGGGCTGCTGACGGTGAGCACCTGGCCGCTGGAGCGGCGGATCATCGGCCCGCACAGCCCCCGGGTGGACTTCCTGACCGCCGCGGTGCGGATCTCCACCGAGGTCCTCGCCCGCCGCAGGGCGGGCAGGCCCTGGCCGCCGCAGGCCAGGGCGCGGGCCGAGCGGCTGCTGCAGGAGCTCGCAGCCGGCATTCCCGACGCCCTGCCGCCCCCCGCCCGCGGCGCCGCCCGCGCCGACCCCGAGCAGGTGGCCCGGGCCGCCGAGACCGAGCTGGCGATCCACGCCGAGACCGACCGGCGGGAACGCGCGGCCGCCGCCGAACGCGCCCGCCGCCTCGGCGACACGGAGCGGCTTTTCGGAATCCGGCTCGCTCCCGTGCCGGGCCGCGCCACCATGGGACGCTGACCGGGCCTTCCGGCAGGCCGGCCCGGTGACCGCCCGCAACCTGACGACCGTCATCGCGTACTGAACAGGGTTTTCGCTGTGGACTCTGCCGCCGCCCGCCTGGCCGCGCTCCGGGGCGCCGCACCGCCGGTGAACCACGACGCCCGCACCCTGGCCGGGCTCAGCGCCAACCCCGGCTGCGCCCGCCGGGCGCTGCTGGACGCCTGCGGCGCCGACAAGGGCAAGATCGCCCGCCGGGCCGGCCACCCCTGGCAGTTCGGCATGTCGCCGTTCGCCCTGGCCCGCGGACGCGACTTCGAACGGCGGCTCAAGGACAACGGCGCGGCGCTGCTGCTCGCCCTGCTGCGGCAGGAGCTGGAACTGCCGCTGGAAGAAGTCGCCTACGTCCCGCTGGAGACGGTCGGCGACAACACCGGCCGCGAGCTGCGCCACCGCAACACCTGCCGGCGGCTGCTGGCGGCCGCCGCCGGCAGGGAGCCGGGCACATTGTTCGACCACCCGCTGTTGCGGCTGCAGATCGGCGGCGTCCCCGTCTACCTGGAACCGGACCTGGTGGCCCTCAAGGCCGCCGGCCGCTTCCACGTGGTGGAGATCAAATCGTTCCCGGTCATCGACGGCCGGGCCGACCCCGAGCACGCCGCCGCGGCCGTCAAGCAGGCCGCCGTCTACGTGGTGGCGCTGCAGGAGATGTTCGCCGAGCACGGCGTCGACCCCGACGTCGTCGCCACCTCGGTGGTGCTGGTGACGCCGAAGAACTTCGGCAACACGCCGACCGCCACGCAGGTGGACGCCCGCAAGCAGATCGCGACGATCCGGCGGCAGCTGCGGCGCATGCGCCGGGTGGAGGAGCTGCTGGAGCCGCTGCCGCCGGGGCTGACCTTCGACCTGGCCCCCGACGAGTGCGGCCGGCCCACCCGTCCGCCCGAAGAACTGACCGCCCACCTGCGGCAGGTCCCGTCCCGCTACCGGCCCGGCTGCATCGCCCGCTGCGAGCTGGCCGGGCTGTGCCGCAGCGAGGCGCGCGAGCGCGGCTCCCTCGATGTGTTCGGCCCGGACGTGGCGGACGTGCTGGGCGGCATCGACACCGTCGAGGCCGCCCTGGCGCTGGCCGAGGGCACCCGCGCCCCCACCGAGGAACAGGCCGACATCGCCCGGGCGCTGCGGCACGCCGAACGGCTGCGCGCCGAACTGGCCGGAGAGCCGGCCAGGCCGTCGCGTCCCGGCACCGAACCCGCCGGGGAGCGCGCCGAGCGGCCTCCCGCCCGGTCGGCCGGGGGAGCGGCATGAGCACTCTGGCCGCCCTGGCCCGCCTGCGCGCCGCCCGGCAGGGCAGGGCCGAACCGCTGTGCCGGGTCCGCCACCACCACCTGACGGACGAGCCGCTGGTCCTGGTCGTGCTGAACCTGTCGGGGGAGGCCACCGCCCCCCTGGCGTGCATGGCGGGCACCCGCCGGGATGAGGCGGTGACGCTCACCGTCCCCCAGCCCCGCAACCGCGACCTGCGGCAGGAGTTCTACCGCGAGCTGGCCGCCGTCGTGCTGGCCCACATCGCCCGCTGCGAAGACGACCGGCAGGAGCTGCCGGCGACCCGCACCAGGCCCGCCCAGCCGATCTGCACCGACGCCCCGCAGCTGGTGGTGGCCAACCGGCCCACCGCCGACTACCTGCGCCTGATGGGCCGCGCCACCCGCTTCCAGCGCCCCGGCGAAGACGGCGGCGACCAGGCCGTGGCGCACCTGGGCCAGTGGCTGACCTTCTTCACCGAACGCGCCGAATACCCCGGCTCTTCGCTGCTGCTGACGCTCACCGAGCAGCTGACCGCCCACTGGGCCACCGGGCAGAGCCGGCTGGAGGACGCCAACCTCGCCAAACTGCTGGCCTGGATCGACCCGCCGGACGGCCTGGACGGCGCCCGGGCCGCGCTGGCCGCCGAGAACCCGGTGGACTTCCCGCCCGCCGGCCCGGCCACCGACCCCACCTTCGATGAGGTGGAACTGCAGCCGGCGATGCAGGCCTACGACGAGGCCGTCGCCGCCGGGGACGAGGAGGCCGCCCGCCAGGCCGCCGCCCGGCTGCGCCAGGCCGTGGCGGGCCAGCTCGCCCCCACCTGGCAGCGGATCTGGGACGGGCTGGAGCTGCTGCGCGCCATCCCCGAGGCGGCCGGCTGCCTGCGCCGCTGGGAGGACGACCGGCTGCGCTTCACCGCCATGTCCCAGCACATCCGCGACGGCGGCCCGCCCCAGCCGATCCACGACCGGGCCGTGGACGCCGCCATCCGGCTGGCCTCCCTGGAACGCGCCCAGCAGCTGTTCGACGACCAGCGGGCGCTGGACGACCCGTTCGTCCTCGCCGAGCGCCGCACCACCGGGGAGGCGTTCGGCGGCGTGGTGGTCGACCGGGACCTGGAGCACCTCGGGCAGAGCCCCACCGGCAGACCCGTCCGCCGCCCCCGCTTCACCGTCCGCACCGAGGACCCGCCGCCCTATGACACCACCCGCACGCTGGCCAGCCCCCGGCACCCGGGCAAGACCGTCCGCATCTGCCAGGTCACCCCGGACGGGCCGCAGGCGCACCTGATCCTTTTGGAACTGGTGTCGGGCATGGGCAACAGGAAGGAGCTGCCGCCGGACGTGGTGCCCGACATAGGGGAGACGGTCTGCTACACCCCCGTGCCCAGCTGGCGGGGCAGCCCCAAGTACCCCGCCGCCGAGGAGACGCCGTGGACCCACGGCGGCCCGCCGTCCCAGCCGGGTGACGTCCCGCAGCCCGAGGAGCCATGACAGCCACCGACCTTCCCGACGCCTCCGCCGCCTCCGAGGCCGCGGTCCGCGCCATCCTGGACGACCTGGCCGCCCTCACCGCCCCGGGGGCCGGGCGCGGTGTGGTCGTGGACTCCCCGCCCGGCGCCGGCAAGTCCACCCTGGTCCGCCGCGCCGCTCGCGCCCTGGTGGCGGCCGGCGAGCAGATCATGATCGTCGCGCAGACCAACAACCAGGTCGACGACCTGGCCTCCCGGCTGGCCGCCGAGGCGCCCGCGCTGCGCATCGGCCGGCTCAGCAGCACCGACTACCGCGGCCCGCTGCTCGGCTCGGCCGCGGTCCGCGTCGCCACCAAACCGGCCGAACTGGACGACTGCCACATCACGCTGGGCACCGCCGCCAAGTGGGCCACCGTCGAGGGCCACCACCGCCGGTGGGCGATCGTGGACGAGGCCTACCAGATGCGCTCGGACGCGCTGCTGCTGGTGGCCCCCCAGTTCGACCGCGCCCTGTTCGTCGGCGACCCCGGCCAGCTCGACCCGTTCGCGGTGGTGGAGACCGACCGGTGGGCCGGGCTGGCCTACGACCCCCGCCTGAACGCCGTCGACGTGCTGCTCAACCACAACGCCGACACGGTCGTCCAGCGCCGCCTGCCGGTGTCGTGGCGGCTGCCGCCCTCGGCGGCCGCGCTGGTGTCCCCGGCCTTCTACCCCTACACCGGGTTCGCCGCCGGGACCGCCGAAGAGGAGCGCCGCCTGGAGTTCACCGTCGCCGGCATCGGCTCTGCGCTGGATGAGACCTTGGAGACGGCCCGCCGCCACGGCTGGGCGCTGCACGAGCTGCCCGCCCGCCACACCCAGCGCACCGATCCGCAGGTCTGCGGTGCCGCCGCCGCACTGGCCGCCCGCTTCCTGGCCCGCGGCACCGTGGAACGATGCGAGCACCATCCGGACGGCCGGGCGCTGACCCCCGCCGACATCGCCGTCGGCGTCGTCCATCGCGATCAGGCCGACCAGGTGCGCCGCGCCCTAGCCGGCACCGGCGTGGCGGGCGCCGAGGAGATCGTCGTCGACACCGCCAACCGCCTCCAAGGCCGGGAGTTCGAGGTGGTCGTCGTGGTGCACCCCCTGTCGGGCCGCCGCGACGCCACCGCCTTCCACCTGGAGGCGGGCCGGCTGTGCGTGCTGACCTCCCGGCACCGCCACGCCTGCGTGGTCGTCGCCCGCGCCGGCATCCCCGACCTGCTGGACGCCCACCCCGTCGACGACCCCGTCCACCTCAACGTCCCCGTCAAGTTCCCCGACGGCTGGGAGGCCCACCACACCCTCCTGGCCCACCTGGAGCCCTACAAGACCGCCGTCACCGGGTGAGGGAGCCCGGGACGGCTGCCCGGCGTGCCGGCAGGGGCAGGCGCAGCACGGAAAGGGCGCCGCCGGGGCGTCGCGATGGGACCGTCTTTCCGGGGCAGATGGCGGCGACATGGCCACGATCGGCGCTGTTCGCCACTCACCGGGCCCACCGAGCATGGGCAGCAGCATGAGGCAGGGAATCCCCACGAAGAAGACGCCTATCGCGAGGACAACGAGGAGACCGGGGCCGGGAGGGAGGGTATGGCTCAAAGCGTCCACGGCCACGGACGACGGGTAGAAGCTCATGAATGTCCAGGCGAACGCACGGTATGAGAACAGGGGAAACCCGTCCCACCAGCCGAAGAACAGCCCCCACAGCATGACGCCGAGGCCGAGGTGGGCGAGGATCAGCCACCCTTGGAATTCGCCGCCGACTGTCGGCGGGAACTCCTCTAGTTCGTCCGCCACCTCCGCTGCGACGACCTCCCCCTCCCAGATCCGCAGTGTGATCGGTTGTCCGGGGCGGGCCTCGCGGTAGAAATCTGATTCCACATTGTGGGTCTGCCGGGAACCGTCGGCTCGCTGGAAGGTGATCTTGTAAAGAGTGATCCGCTCGCCGGTGTCGCTTGCCGTTGTGGTGTCGGTGCGACGACTGACGATGAGGCCTTGCTCACGGGCGAAGCAACCGCCGACGCTCTGCTCGCACGCCATGACCTGACCGAACTGCCGGAGCCGGTGGTAGGGGTCCTCGGCGGCGGCGAGCGCCGCCACGAGTATGCCCAGCCCGGCTGCGGCCAGGATCCACCGCACGAAGGAACGCCGATGCGGCAACTGGCAGCCCAGCCGAAGGCGGAGCGGAGGCAGGGAGGGGGAGATGGGGTACGTCATGGCACACCCCTCGCATGAAATTCGCCCGATGCTCCTCCAGCAAAAGAGGACAGGGCGATCTCCAGTAGGGAATTTTCCGCACTACGCGGCCCTGGCTGCCGGAAATGGCGGCCCCGATGCGGTCCGGTGCC contains these protein-coding regions:
- a CDS encoding MaoC family dehydratase: MKVFNGVAELEKAVGTHLGYSDWHTVTQEQIDKFAEATGDHQWIHVDTEKAKAGPFGTTIAHGYLTLSLLPKLVQQVYRVDGLKMGINYGCDKVRFPSPVPVGSRLRAGVELLELTHTPAGTRVKVKVTVEREGGDKPACVAESLSLLVA
- a CDS encoding PucR family transcriptional regulator; this translates as MRHREGSAGEAVRPPRIPRLDPETERAIARAFSLLLPQVDRIAEEITRVLLETDPYWREQSPQLQADQRRTTREHVRRGIQAMAGLAPPEEHPVELWRETGRTRARQGVPLDRVLNAYNLGARTLWEALLRLRWDHKVDIDEHLLLLAGQRLWTALDVQNATLVEAYRRESARLQRRDLQRQQNFLDGLVDGRGTDPQFSKEAREALGVAPGDPVACVVALLEEPHDDPLRAPQDGLERLGVSSHWHVRGGTYFGLVCHGGFTVDELVEALRPGVAGRVGVAAAHDGVAGFATAYRLAARAAESLPRGSQRIVTVAERLPEVLVAGSPEVVPVLVRETVGPLLALPPAQKDMLLRTLAALLAHNGSATQAAQVLFCHRNTVLYRAKQIEALTGRDLQNARDRLELSLGMIAAGHDPGEQPPS
- a CDS encoding acyl-CoA dehydrogenase family protein, giving the protein MSEDLNLLYTDVEESVRDSVRSLLAKRCAPEKVVALYDGGDAGQRELWQALAGELGLAALLVPEEHGGAGASAREASVVLEELGRFVAPVPFLTSAVVATTALVEAGAGNLLGPLAAGEQTAALAVPLTTSPDGPIPAVTADGGALQGTATSVAGALEADVLLVPVRTEGGLQLHRVPAEAARITPLTSLDMTRQIADVDVTGAPADAVAEGEAAERAVRAALETGAALMASEQLGVAQWCLDTTVAYLKVRRQFGRIVGGFQALKHRLADLYVMVESARAAARYAAAALAADDPDRPVAASLAQAYCADAAVLAAEECIQLHGGIGMTWEHPAHLYLKRAKADQLAFGTPGAHHARLADLVDLPAA
- a CDS encoding AAA family ATPase, whose protein sequence is MTATDLPDASAASEAAVRAILDDLAALTAPGAGRGVVVDSPPGAGKSTLVRRAARALVAAGEQIMIVAQTNNQVDDLASRLAAEAPALRIGRLSSTDYRGPLLGSAAVRVATKPAELDDCHITLGTAAKWATVEGHHRRWAIVDEAYQMRSDALLLVAPQFDRALFVGDPGQLDPFAVVETDRWAGLAYDPRLNAVDVLLNHNADTVVQRRLPVSWRLPPSAAALVSPAFYPYTGFAAGTAEEERRLEFTVAGIGSALDETLETARRHGWALHELPARHTQRTDPQVCGAAAALAARFLARGTVERCEHHPDGRALTPADIAVGVVHRDQADQVRRALAGTGVAGAEEIVVDTANRLQGREFEVVVVVHPLSGRRDATAFHLEAGRLCVLTSRHRHACVVVARAGIPDLLDAHPVDDPVHLNVPVKFPDGWEAHHTLLAHLEPYKTAVTG
- the fabG gene encoding 3-oxoacyl-ACP reductase FabG: MTQQASRTAIVTGAARGIGAAVAKRLAGDGLAVAVLDLAEDACKPVVAEIEAAGGRALAVGCDVADEQAVTAAVERVAAELGPPLVLVNNAGIIRDNLLFKMSTDDWDAVMAVHLRGAFLMTRAAQKYMTEAKWGRIVNLSSTSALGNRGQANYSAAKAGLQGFTKTLAIELGKFGITANAIAPGFIETEMTAATAARVGVPFEEFKAAAAKQIPVQRTGRPEDIAHAVSFFVSEGAGFVSGQVLYVAGGPRG
- a CDS encoding acyl-CoA dehydrogenase family protein, whose protein sequence is MTGTEEMIKDLTRRVEKLLAEYDPARTDRLEFLRARFDAGLAWVHFPEGLGGLGLPRELQAHVDRLLAKAGAPDNDPRRNGIGLGMAAPTILAYGTEEQKKRFLRPLWTGEEIWCQLFSEPGAGSDLAALATRAEWDGEYWVVNGQKVWTSGAHKAHWGILVARTDPEAPKHRGMTYFLCDMRDPGVEVRPLRQITGEAEFNEVFLTDVRIPDEHRLGERGQGWQVATATLMNERVAIGGGDIPREGGMIGVVADTWRRRPELRRPDLHARLMRLWVEAEVARLTGKRLRQKLAAGQPGPEGSASKLTFARLSQQLSGLEIELLGEEGLRYGDWTMKRPDIVVFTGKDAGYRYLRAKGNSIEGGTSEILRNIVAERVLGLPPEPRVDKNVPWKDLPR